The following proteins are co-located in the Citrobacter freundii ATCC 8090 = MTCC 1658 = NBRC 12681 genome:
- a CDS encoding methyl-accepting chemotaxis protein: MKSNMPVTQIEHALNDKTTLLSTTDKESHITYANSAFIDASGFNEQQLMGEPHNIIRHPDMPPAAFADMWYTLQQGDSWTGMVKNRRQNGDHYWVRANVTPVWHNEKLTGYISVRTVPSRDEITQSESLYQKINSQQFKGFRLFKGIIIRRGILSWASMFKWLSISQRVNYSLGVIALLAVLFLFAPVNPFIQAGGLLFLFLMLAIYLKYQICQPVNTLLTQMKKVVSGRKPDNCHLNRVDEIGMLMRLVNQSGLNLNSLVDDVSTQISGIRAISQRVSKEGTALHKRSEETSADLQQTAAAIEEIGSAVQQTAETAAHTMTMADKTSANAAEGGDIMKQTIAMMQAISRDNGQIVDIIGVIDSIAFQTNILALNAAVEAARAGESGRGFVVVAAEVRNLAQHSASAAKEIKQLIEKNVANVNSGVKMVEQTETHLTGMIGDVLQMSMMIKDISLATREQTLALDLINDSISRVGTMTHNNAEMVERVTDATADLTQRSSRLQQAVQVFGVSA, translated from the coding sequence ATGAAAAGTAACATGCCCGTTACACAAATTGAGCACGCACTTAACGATAAAACGACGCTGCTTTCTACGACAGATAAAGAAAGTCATATTACCTACGCCAACTCCGCATTTATTGATGCCAGCGGATTTAACGAACAGCAATTAATGGGCGAACCGCATAATATTATTCGCCATCCTGATATGCCTCCCGCGGCGTTCGCCGATATGTGGTACACGCTACAGCAGGGAGACAGCTGGACGGGGATGGTGAAAAACCGTCGGCAGAATGGCGACCATTACTGGGTTCGCGCCAACGTTACACCGGTCTGGCACAATGAAAAACTCACTGGCTACATTTCAGTGCGTACCGTTCCTTCGCGCGATGAAATAACTCAAAGCGAAAGTTTATATCAAAAAATTAATAGCCAGCAGTTTAAAGGGTTTCGACTTTTTAAAGGCATTATCATTCGCCGCGGCATATTGTCATGGGCATCAATGTTTAAATGGCTGAGCATTAGCCAGCGCGTCAATTATTCTTTAGGGGTAATCGCCCTGCTCGCTGTGCTATTTCTTTTTGCTCCTGTTAATCCATTTATTCAGGCGGGAGGGTTGCTGTTCTTATTTCTGATGCTTGCTATTTACCTTAAGTATCAAATTTGTCAGCCAGTTAATACGCTACTGACGCAAATGAAGAAAGTGGTATCCGGGAGAAAACCTGATAACTGTCATTTAAATCGGGTGGATGAAATCGGAATGCTGATGCGTCTGGTTAATCAGTCCGGGCTTAATCTGAATTCACTGGTCGATGATGTCAGTACGCAAATATCCGGTATTCGCGCTATCAGTCAGCGAGTATCAAAAGAAGGTACGGCGCTGCATAAGCGTTCCGAAGAAACCTCCGCCGACCTGCAACAAACCGCTGCCGCCATTGAAGAAATTGGTAGCGCGGTACAGCAAACTGCTGAGACTGCGGCACATACTATGACCATGGCCGATAAAACCAGCGCCAATGCGGCAGAAGGCGGCGATATCATGAAACAAACTATCGCCATGATGCAGGCGATATCGCGTGACAACGGGCAGATCGTCGACATCATCGGCGTCATTGATAGTATCGCCTTTCAGACCAATATTCTGGCGCTCAATGCCGCGGTCGAGGCCGCGCGAGCCGGAGAGTCAGGACGCGGTTTCGTCGTTGTGGCGGCAGAGGTCCGTAATCTGGCACAGCACTCAGCGTCTGCAGCAAAAGAGATCAAACAGTTGATTGAGAAGAACGTCGCCAACGTGAATAGCGGCGTCAAAATGGTAGAACAAACGGAGACGCATCTTACCGGGATGATTGGCGATGTCCTGCAGATGTCGATGATGATCAAAGATATTAGTCTGGCGACGCGTGAGCAAACCCTGGCGCTGGATCTGATTAACGATTCGATTTCACGCGTTGGCACCATGACACACAATAATGCCGAGATGGTGGAACGTGTCACCGATGCTACCGCCGATCTGACTCAACGTTCATCGCGCTTACAGCAGGCCGTTCAGGTCTTTGGCGTATCAGCATAA
- a CDS encoding zinc-dependent alcohol dehydrogenase family protein, whose product MSKVVVFNQPGDADVLTIQDMPVSAPRADEVQIRVRAIGINRAEIMYRTGQYIYQPKFPARLGYEASGVVESVGDNVREFAPGDSVSVIPAFSFHEYGMYGEVVNAPAHAVVKHPENLSFEEAAASWMMYVTAFGALVEYADIKPGDNVLINAASSSVGLAAIQIANMRGAKPIAMTRTSEKRAQLLQLGAAEVIASQEQDLVAEINRITDGKGTRVVFDPVGGPGVAKIAQVMPAGGLFFQYGSLDARDLSIPVIEILGRHLTFRGYEIFEITADAEKLSRAKRFIFEGLQSGKLKPLIDKTFAFDDIVEAHQYMEANGQVGKIVVTL is encoded by the coding sequence ATGTCTAAGGTCGTGGTTTTTAATCAACCAGGCGACGCTGACGTCCTGACAATCCAGGATATGCCAGTTTCTGCTCCGCGTGCGGATGAAGTTCAGATACGCGTACGCGCAATCGGCATTAACCGTGCGGAAATTATGTATCGTACCGGCCAGTATATTTACCAACCCAAATTCCCGGCACGTCTGGGATATGAGGCTTCTGGCGTTGTTGAATCCGTGGGAGACAACGTGCGTGAGTTTGCGCCCGGCGATAGCGTCAGCGTCATCCCGGCTTTCAGCTTCCATGAGTATGGTATGTACGGTGAAGTCGTCAATGCTCCAGCCCATGCTGTCGTCAAACATCCTGAGAATCTTAGCTTCGAGGAAGCCGCGGCGAGCTGGATGATGTATGTGACCGCTTTCGGTGCGCTGGTTGAATATGCGGATATTAAGCCTGGTGATAACGTGCTGATCAATGCTGCTTCCAGCAGCGTCGGACTGGCGGCAATTCAGATTGCTAACATGCGGGGAGCAAAACCGATTGCGATGACGCGCACCAGTGAGAAACGTGCCCAGCTTCTGCAACTTGGCGCGGCAGAGGTTATCGCCAGCCAGGAGCAGGATCTGGTGGCGGAGATTAACCGGATCACTGACGGCAAAGGTACCCGCGTGGTCTTCGATCCGGTCGGTGGCCCTGGCGTGGCAAAAATTGCCCAGGTGATGCCTGCCGGCGGACTCTTTTTCCAGTATGGTTCTCTTGATGCGCGTGATTTGTCGATTCCGGTAATTGAGATACTCGGTCGTCATCTGACCTTCCGCGGCTATGAGATTTTCGAAATCACCGCGGACGCAGAAAAACTTTCGCGGGCGAAACGGTTTATCTTTGAAGGACTGCAATCCGGTAAGCTCAAACCGCTGATTGATAAAACCTTTGCCTTTGATGATATCGTTGAAGCACATCAATACATGGAAGCCAACGGTCAGGTGGGCAAAATCGTCGTCACCCTGTAA
- a CDS encoding GNAT family N-acetyltransferase codes for MSDQFRVVSPEASELQPILNGLFGEYAARYGDYFSRDAEEELTEWYLAPQGLFVVLERGGEIIATGAYKPYDKDTAEIKRIWTKSSLRQQGLAARVVQELERRALLAGYSRIYLTTGFRQPEAVRLYLSQGYDPQFDTTRNPEEYSQPPFDGRLRFIKLLTIAGQARIA; via the coding sequence GTGAGCGATCAATTTCGCGTGGTCTCACCTGAAGCCAGCGAGCTACAGCCCATTTTGAACGGTCTGTTCGGTGAGTATGCTGCCCGCTATGGCGATTATTTTTCTCGTGACGCTGAAGAGGAACTGACCGAATGGTATCTGGCACCGCAGGGACTTTTTGTGGTCCTGGAGCGTGGCGGCGAAATTATCGCCACCGGGGCTTACAAACCTTACGACAAGGACACTGCCGAGATTAAGCGTATCTGGACAAAAAGCAGCCTGCGTCAGCAGGGACTTGCGGCGCGTGTAGTGCAGGAACTGGAACGTCGGGCGCTACTCGCGGGCTACAGCCGGATATATCTGACCACAGGATTTCGCCAGCCGGAGGCCGTCAGACTTTATTTAAGCCAGGGCTACGATCCGCAATTTGATACGACGCGCAATCCCGAAGAGTACAGCCAGCCACCGTTTGATGGACGACTGCGCTTTATCAAACTGCTGACTATTGCCGGTCAGGCCAGAATCGCCTGA
- a CDS encoding NADP-dependent oxidoreductase, with amino-acid sequence MGQQTNRNRRWVLASRPHGAPVPENFRLEEDEVASPGEGQVLLRTIYLSLDPYMRGRMSDEPSYSPPVEIGGVMVGGTVSRVVSSRHPDYQPGEWVLSYSGWQDYGISDGNGLVKLGAHPEHPSWALGVMGMPGFTAYMGLLDIGQPKAGETLVVAAATGPVGATVGQIGKLKGCRVIGVAGGAEKCRHATEVLGFDVCLDHHAQDFAQQLAKACPQGIDIYYENVGGKVFDAVLPLLNTSARIPLCGLVSGYNATSLPAGPDRLPLLMATLLKKRIRMQGFIIGQDYGHRIQEFQREMGRWLKEDKIHYREQVTDGLENAPQTFIGLLTGKNFGKVVIRLAED; translated from the coding sequence ATGGGTCAACAGACTAATCGTAACCGTCGCTGGGTACTGGCTTCCCGTCCACATGGCGCGCCAGTCCCAGAGAACTTCCGTCTTGAAGAAGATGAGGTGGCATCCCCGGGCGAAGGCCAGGTTTTGCTGCGCACCATTTATCTTTCCCTCGATCCCTACATGCGTGGCCGCATGAGCGATGAGCCATCTTACTCACCACCAGTAGAGATTGGTGGTGTTATGGTGGGTGGTACCGTAAGTCGCGTGGTGTCATCCCGCCATCCGGACTACCAGCCAGGCGAATGGGTATTGAGCTACAGCGGTTGGCAGGACTATGGCATCTCCGACGGTAACGGACTGGTGAAGCTTGGCGCTCATCCCGAACATCCCTCCTGGGCGCTGGGTGTTATGGGTATGCCGGGGTTTACCGCTTATATGGGTCTGCTGGATATCGGTCAGCCGAAAGCGGGAGAAACGCTGGTGGTAGCCGCCGCAACCGGGCCGGTTGGCGCAACGGTTGGGCAGATCGGTAAGCTTAAAGGCTGCCGGGTAATCGGTGTGGCAGGTGGGGCAGAGAAATGCCGACATGCCACAGAGGTGCTGGGCTTTGATGTTTGCCTCGATCACCACGCACAAGATTTTGCGCAACAACTGGCAAAAGCTTGCCCGCAAGGAATTGATATTTATTATGAAAACGTCGGCGGAAAAGTATTTGATGCCGTTCTGCCATTGCTCAATACTTCAGCGCGGATTCCGCTTTGTGGCCTGGTCAGTGGTTATAACGCAACGTCGCTTCCGGCCGGACCTGACAGATTACCGCTGTTAATGGCAACGCTGCTGAAAAAGCGTATCCGGATGCAGGGTTTTATCATTGGTCAGGATTATGGTCACCGCATTCAGGAGTTTCAGCGGGAGATGGGGCGCTGGCTTAAAGAGGACAAAATCCACTACCGCGAGCAGGTGACCGACGGTCTGGAAAATGCGCCACAAACCTTTATCGGTCTGCTGACCGGCAAAAACTTCGGCAAGGTAGTTATTCGTCTTGCTGAGGATTGA
- the ansP gene encoding L-asparagine permease, with protein MNTNNTQAAEQHAAKRRWLNAHEEGYHKAMGNRQVQMIAIGGAIGTGLFLGAGARLQMAGPALALVYLVCGIFSFFILRALGELVLHRPSSGSFVSYAREFLGEKAAYVAGWMYFINWAMTGIVDITAVALYMHYWGAFGDVPQWVFALGALAIVGTMNMIGVKWFAEMEFWFALVKVLAIVIFLVVGTVFLGTGKPLDGNATGFHLITDNGGFFPHGLLPALVLVQGVVFAFASIELVGTAAGECKDPQTMVPKAINSVIWRIGLFYVGSVVLLVLLLPWNAYQAGQSPFVTFFSKLGVPYIGSIMNIVVLTAALSSLNSGLYCTGRILRSMSMGGSAPKFMAKMSRQQVPRAGILATLVVYVVGVFLNYLVPSQVFEIVLNFASLGIIASWGFIMVCQMRLRRAIKEGKTADVSFKLPGAPFTSWLTLVFLLSVLVLMAFDYPNGTYTIASLPLIAILLVAGWFGVRKRVAEIHRTAP; from the coding sequence ATGAACACAAACAACACGCAAGCCGCGGAACAACATGCGGCGAAACGACGCTGGTTGAATGCCCACGAAGAGGGGTATCACAAAGCGATGGGAAATCGACAGGTACAGATGATCGCCATTGGCGGCGCAATTGGTACCGGGTTGTTTTTAGGGGCTGGCGCGCGCTTGCAGATGGCTGGTCCTGCTTTGGCGCTGGTTTATCTGGTGTGCGGTATTTTTTCGTTCTTTATACTGCGCGCGCTTGGCGAACTGGTTTTACATCGCCCTTCCAGCGGCAGCTTTGTCTCCTATGCCCGTGAATTTTTAGGTGAGAAAGCCGCCTATGTGGCTGGCTGGATGTACTTTATCAACTGGGCGATGACCGGCATTGTCGATATCACCGCGGTGGCGTTGTATATGCATTACTGGGGCGCATTTGGTGATGTACCGCAGTGGGTATTCGCCCTCGGCGCGCTGGCCATTGTCGGCACCATGAACATGATCGGCGTGAAGTGGTTCGCGGAGATGGAGTTTTGGTTTGCACTGGTCAAAGTGTTGGCGATTGTGATTTTCCTGGTGGTGGGTACCGTCTTTTTAGGCACTGGAAAGCCATTGGATGGTAACGCCACGGGTTTTCACCTGATCACCGACAACGGTGGATTCTTCCCACATGGCCTGCTGCCAGCGCTGGTACTGGTTCAGGGGGTGGTTTTCGCGTTTGCCTCCATTGAACTGGTGGGCACCGCTGCTGGAGAATGCAAAGATCCACAAACCATGGTGCCGAAAGCGATCAATAGCGTTATCTGGCGTATTGGTCTGTTCTATGTGGGTTCTGTCGTGCTGCTGGTTCTGTTACTGCCGTGGAATGCCTATCAGGCAGGGCAAAGCCCGTTTGTTACCTTCTTCTCCAAACTGGGCGTGCCGTATATCGGCAGTATCATGAATATTGTGGTGCTCACCGCGGCACTTTCCAGCCTTAACTCTGGGCTGTACTGCACCGGACGTATTTTACGTTCAATGTCGATGGGCGGATCGGCGCCGAAATTCATGGCTAAAATGAGCCGCCAACAGGTACCCAGGGCTGGGATCCTCGCCACGCTGGTCGTCTATGTCGTCGGGGTATTTCTGAACTATCTGGTGCCGTCGCAGGTGTTTGAGATCGTGTTGAACTTCGCGTCGTTGGGCATTATTGCGTCGTGGGGCTTTATCATGGTCTGTCAGATGCGTCTGCGCCGGGCCATAAAAGAAGGTAAAACGGCAGACGTTAGCTTTAAACTGCCGGGCGCTCCGTTTACCTCGTGGCTAACCCTGGTGTTCCTGCTGAGCGTGCTGGTGTTGATGGCGTTTGACTATCCAAACGGCACCTACACTATCGCGTCATTACCGTTGATTGCCATCCTGCTGGTTGCAGGCTGGTTCGGCGTGCGTAAGCGCGTCGCGGAAATCCACCGCACCGCGCCGTAA
- a CDS encoding amino acid ABC transporter permease: MKTTDSIKVVPARYPMRTVGAIIALFALAVILQSVAFNPRWEWSVFARWFFDPVILSGLGQTLLLTLIGTLLSILIGGLLALARLSSSWLLNCLAWGYIWLFRSLPLIVVLIVLYNFSYLYDTLTIGIPFTPIQWGSFETINVLGQFSTAVVGLTLVQSAYTAEIIRGGFLGVDHGQYEAAAALGLPAGRRTLRIILPQALRTILPAGFNEIISLAKGTAMVYVLAMPELFYTIQMIYNRTQEVIPLLMVGAVWYLVITSILSLIQHLVERALARSERRSAINTVRVSRAEKRSRQRPQQEAVHVPLA; encoded by the coding sequence ATGAAAACGACAGATAGCATTAAAGTCGTACCGGCGCGTTACCCCATGCGCACCGTTGGCGCGATCATTGCTTTGTTTGCCCTGGCGGTGATTCTCCAGTCTGTGGCGTTTAATCCGCGCTGGGAATGGAGTGTGTTTGCCCGCTGGTTCTTCGATCCGGTGATTTTGTCTGGTCTTGGACAAACGCTGTTACTGACACTTATCGGGACGCTGTTGAGTATTCTCATCGGCGGTCTGCTGGCGCTGGCGCGGCTTTCATCTTCCTGGCTGTTGAACTGTCTGGCCTGGGGGTACATCTGGCTGTTTCGTTCGTTACCACTGATTGTGGTGCTAATCGTTCTGTACAACTTCTCCTATCTATACGACACGCTGACGATTGGTATTCCGTTTACTCCCATTCAGTGGGGAAGTTTTGAGACCATCAATGTACTCGGTCAGTTTTCCACTGCGGTGGTTGGCCTGACGCTGGTGCAAAGCGCCTATACCGCTGAGATTATACGTGGTGGATTTTTGGGGGTTGATCACGGTCAGTACGAGGCAGCGGCAGCACTGGGCTTACCGGCAGGGCGACGTACGCTGCGGATTATTCTGCCGCAGGCGCTGCGCACCATTTTGCCTGCTGGCTTCAATGAAATCATCAGCCTGGCGAAAGGGACGGCGATGGTATACGTGCTGGCAATGCCGGAGCTGTTCTACACCATCCAGATGATCTACAACCGCACGCAGGAAGTGATCCCGCTGCTGATGGTGGGTGCGGTGTGGTATCTGGTGATCACCAGCATCCTGTCGCTTATTCAGCATCTGGTCGAACGTGCGCTGGCACGCAGCGAACGACGTTCAGCGATCAACACCGTCCGGGTGAGCCGTGCAGAAAAACGCAGTCGTCAACGTCCACAGCAGGAGGCCGTCCATGTCCCACTCGCCTGA
- a CDS encoding amino acid ABC transporter ATP-binding protein → MSHSPEGHISITGVSKYFGRHKALDNVSLEIPPGTVTVILGPSGSGKSTLLRTINHLERVDEGFIQIDGDYIGYRRQGDKLYELKEAEILRQRVNVGYVFQNFNLFPHLTVLENLIEAPIAHGLASRKAATERALTLLDAVGLRNKADAWSRHLSGGQQQRIAIARALALNPRVMLFDEPTSALDPELVGEVLDVIKALAKSGTTLVVVTHEIGFAREVADQVVFMVDGKIVEQGSSEQVLNHPRHTRTQQFLSKVL, encoded by the coding sequence ATGTCCCACTCGCCTGAAGGTCATATTTCTATTACCGGCGTCAGCAAATACTTTGGTCGCCACAAAGCATTGGATAATGTGTCGCTGGAGATCCCTCCCGGAACGGTTACGGTCATTCTCGGGCCGTCCGGTTCAGGGAAATCCACACTCCTGCGTACCATCAACCATCTGGAACGCGTCGATGAGGGTTTTATTCAAATCGATGGCGATTACATTGGCTATCGTCGGCAGGGAGACAAGCTGTATGAGCTGAAAGAGGCGGAAATTTTGCGCCAGCGGGTTAACGTCGGCTATGTGTTCCAGAACTTTAATCTGTTCCCGCACTTAACGGTGCTGGAGAACCTGATTGAAGCACCCATTGCGCATGGACTGGCATCGCGTAAAGCCGCCACCGAGCGGGCATTAACGCTGCTTGATGCGGTAGGGTTGCGGAATAAAGCCGATGCCTGGTCGCGTCACTTATCTGGCGGTCAGCAGCAGCGTATCGCTATTGCCCGTGCACTGGCGCTAAATCCGCGCGTCATGCTGTTTGATGAGCCTACATCTGCACTGGATCCTGAACTGGTGGGCGAAGTCCTGGATGTCATCAAAGCGCTGGCGAAGTCGGGAACCACGCTGGTGGTGGTGACGCACGAGATTGGCTTCGCTAGGGAGGTGGCGGATCAGGTGGTGTTTATGGTTGATGGCAAAATCGTCGAGCAGGGCAGCAGCGAGCAGGTGTTGAATCATCCACGCCACACGCGCACCCAGCAGTTTTTGTCGAAAGTGCTTTGA
- a CDS encoding YncE family protein, producing the protein MSLRHLFSPRLRGSLLLGSLLVASSFTTQAAEELLRKAVGKGAYEMAYSQQENALWLATSQSRKLDTGGVVYRLDPVTLEVTQVIHNDLKPFGATINNATQTLWFGNTVNSAVTAMDAKTGAVKGRLVLDARKRSEDVRPLQPRELAADDATNTVYISGIGKESVIWVVDGDAIKLKDTIQNTGKMSTALAVDSKAKRLYTANADGEFITIDTTTNKILSRKKLLDDGKEHFFINLSLDTAGNRAFVTDSKAAEVLVIDTRNGNVLAKVAAPESLAVLFNPTRNEAYVTHRQAGKVSVIDAKSYKVVKTFETPTFPNSLALSADGKTLYVSVKQKSTREQEATQPDDVIRIAL; encoded by the coding sequence ATGTCTTTACGTCATCTGTTTTCACCGCGTCTGCGTGGTTCTTTACTGTTAGGTTCACTGCTCGTTGCATCATCTTTTACTACGCAGGCTGCAGAAGAACTGCTGCGCAAAGCCGTCGGTAAAGGCGCTTATGAAATGGCGTACAGCCAACAAGAGAACGCGCTGTGGCTGGCGACCTCACAGAGCCGCAAACTGGATACCGGCGGGGTGGTTTACCGCCTTGACCCGGTCACCCTCGAAGTGACTCAGGTGATTCATAACGATCTCAAACCGTTTGGTGCCACCATCAATAACGCCACGCAAACGCTGTGGTTCGGCAACACGGTAAATAGCGCGGTAACGGCGATGGATGCTAAAACGGGCGCGGTGAAAGGACGTCTGGTGCTGGATGCGCGTAAGCGTTCTGAAGATGTTCGCCCGCTGCAGCCGCGTGAGCTGGCCGCAGATGACGCCACTAACACGGTATACATTAGCGGTATTGGTAAAGAGAGCGTGATTTGGGTGGTGGACGGTGATGCCATTAAACTGAAGGACACCATTCAAAATACCGGCAAAATGAGCACCGCTCTGGCGGTCGACAGCAAGGCTAAGCGCCTGTACACCGCCAATGCGGACGGTGAATTCATTACCATCGATACCACCACCAACAAAATTCTCAGTCGCAAAAAACTGCTGGATGATGGGAAAGAGCATTTCTTTATCAACCTGAGCCTGGACACAGCGGGCAACCGTGCATTTGTCACCGACTCTAAAGCGGCGGAAGTGCTGGTAATCGACACCCGTAACGGCAACGTACTGGCAAAAGTCGCCGCGCCGGAATCCCTTGCCGTGCTGTTCAACCCGACGCGTAATGAAGCCTACGTGACTCATCGCCAGGCCGGTAAAGTGAGTGTGATCGACGCGAAAAGCTATAAAGTCGTCAAAACATTCGAGACCCCAACATTCCCGAATAGCCTGGCGCTCTCTGCCGATGGTAAAACCCTGTACGTCAGTGTGAAACAGAAATCTACCCGCGAGCAGGAAGCTACCCAGCCGGACGATGTTATTCGTATTGCGTTGTAA
- a CDS encoding MsnO8 family LLM class oxidoreductase produces MSYRLSILDKSPIGEGETAATALSRTLRLAQLAEEWGYHRFWIAEHHNTPQLASPSPELVIAWILGQTQRIRVGSGGVMLQHYSPYKVAENFNLLASLAPGRVDLGVGKAPGGLPLSTQALQHGLHQEEKGSFADQLSQLNGWLALNGTESGETVFPTPIPPIPPEGFVLGASVQSAQLAAQSDLNFIFAAHLNGDKTLLREVLSFWQTHSDRPTIVAVQVIVADSHDTAAQLAENVQIWGVELENGQRVTVASEEQALAFAAQAGSSPRKIARRELALLHGTAQEVMVKLNALHTQFGIDEFIIDTPVAEGHARLTSLRLLAQVHNAVEVL; encoded by the coding sequence ATGTCATATCGCCTGAGTATTCTGGATAAAAGCCCCATCGGGGAAGGTGAAACTGCCGCGACTGCGCTTTCCCGGACGTTGCGCCTGGCGCAACTGGCGGAAGAGTGGGGGTACCATCGTTTCTGGATCGCGGAACACCATAATACGCCACAGCTGGCCAGTCCATCGCCGGAGCTGGTGATCGCCTGGATCCTCGGGCAAACCCAGCGTATCCGCGTTGGTTCCGGCGGCGTGATGCTGCAACATTACAGCCCGTACAAAGTGGCGGAAAACTTCAATCTTCTGGCATCACTGGCTCCTGGACGTGTCGATCTCGGCGTAGGGAAGGCCCCTGGCGGGTTACCGTTGTCGACTCAGGCGTTACAGCATGGACTGCATCAGGAAGAAAAAGGCAGTTTTGCCGATCAGCTTTCTCAGCTTAACGGCTGGCTGGCGCTGAACGGAACGGAAAGCGGGGAAACGGTATTCCCGACGCCAATCCCACCAATACCGCCAGAAGGATTTGTACTCGGAGCCAGTGTGCAAAGCGCACAGTTAGCAGCGCAATCCGACTTGAATTTTATCTTCGCTGCGCACCTCAACGGTGACAAAACGTTATTACGTGAGGTTTTGTCCTTCTGGCAGACCCACAGCGACCGCCCGACGATAGTCGCCGTTCAGGTGATTGTGGCTGACAGTCACGATACCGCTGCGCAACTGGCGGAAAACGTCCAAATCTGGGGCGTTGAGCTGGAAAATGGTCAACGCGTTACAGTCGCCAGCGAAGAGCAAGCCCTGGCATTCGCCGCACAGGCGGGTAGTTCGCCACGCAAAATCGCGCGTCGTGAACTGGCGTTGTTACACGGCACCGCTCAAGAGGTGATGGTAAAGCTGAATGCTCTGCATACGCAATTTGGTATTGATGAGTTCATTATCGACACGCCAGTGGCGGAGGGCCACGCGCGGCTGACATCGCTGCGTTTGTTGGCACAAGTCCATAATGCCGTGGAGGTGCTCTGA
- a CDS encoding amidohydrolase — translation MTLSSTLINWRRELHQHPELSLQEEATTRRIQAWLHSADVDILPFELKTGLVAEIGKGEDVIALRADIDALPIEESADVPFRSLTPGVMHACGHDIHTSVMLGAALLLKQQETTLPGRVRILFQPAEESFGGAKTLIRAGALQNVAAIFGMHNEPGLPVGEFATRGGAFYANVDRFMLRINGKGAHAARPHEGKDAILLASQLVTVLQSVASRDVNTLDSVVLSVTRIQGGNTWNVLPESVELEGTLRTHRTQVQQQVKARVNDIAAGFAHAFGAQIDVIWHAGPTALVNDARWADIATTVAKQSGYTTHHADLHMGGEDFAVYLQNTPGAFVSIGSASEYGLHHPGFNPDERLIEPAAHYFAQLAKTAFAHL, via the coding sequence ATGACCCTCAGTTCAACGCTTATCAACTGGCGTCGCGAATTACATCAGCACCCGGAGCTTTCCCTGCAGGAGGAAGCAACCACCAGGCGCATTCAGGCCTGGTTGCACTCTGCGGATGTCGACATTCTGCCGTTCGAGCTGAAAACCGGTCTGGTCGCGGAAATCGGCAAGGGAGAAGATGTCATCGCGCTACGAGCGGATATCGATGCGCTACCGATAGAAGAAAGTGCCGACGTTCCGTTTCGTTCCCTCACACCGGGCGTGATGCATGCCTGCGGGCATGACATCCATACCAGCGTGATGCTTGGTGCAGCACTGCTGCTTAAACAACAGGAAACAACCTTACCGGGGCGAGTACGTATTTTGTTTCAACCAGCTGAAGAGAGTTTCGGCGGCGCAAAAACGTTGATCCGCGCCGGTGCGTTGCAAAACGTAGCGGCTATTTTTGGTATGCACAATGAGCCCGGTTTGCCGGTGGGCGAATTTGCCACACGCGGCGGTGCGTTCTATGCCAATGTCGATCGCTTCATGCTGCGTATAAATGGCAAGGGCGCACATGCGGCGCGTCCGCATGAAGGCAAAGATGCCATCCTGCTTGCCAGCCAGTTGGTAACCGTGTTGCAAAGCGTTGCCAGTCGCGACGTTAACACGCTGGATTCGGTGGTACTCAGCGTGACCCGTATTCAGGGAGGAAATACATGGAACGTACTGCCAGAGTCCGTTGAGCTGGAAGGGACGCTCAGAACGCACCGGACTCAGGTACAGCAGCAGGTTAAAGCACGGGTTAATGACATCGCTGCCGGATTTGCCCATGCCTTTGGCGCACAAATAGACGTTATCTGGCATGCAGGGCCGACCGCGTTGGTGAACGATGCGCGTTGGGCCGATATCGCCACCACGGTGGCGAAACAGTCAGGCTACACAACTCACCATGCTGACCTGCATATGGGCGGGGAGGATTTTGCCGTCTACCTGCAAAATACGCCAGGCGCATTTGTCAGTATTGGCAGCGCCAGTGAATACGGATTACATCACCCGGGATTTAATCCAGACGAACGTTTAATTGAACCTGCCGCACATTACTTTGCGCAGTTAGCAAAAACGGCATTCGCACACCTTTAA
- a CDS encoding YgdI/YgdR family lipoprotein, whose amino-acid sequence MKKPFICLCAGVMLFTLAGCTTDYVMTTKSGQTITTQGKPKLDKDTGMTSYTDQDGNAREINSNDVAQLIEAN is encoded by the coding sequence ATGAAAAAGCCATTTATCTGTCTTTGTGCAGGCGTAATGCTGTTTACCCTGGCAGGATGCACCACCGATTACGTCATGACGACCAAAAGCGGACAAACCATTACCACCCAGGGTAAGCCAAAACTGGATAAAGATACGGGAATGACCAGCTATACCGATCAGGATGGAAACGCGCGGGAAATTAACAGCAACGATGTAGCGCAGTTGATTGAAGCGAACTAA